A single window of Tuberibacillus sp. Marseille-P3662 DNA harbors:
- a CDS encoding WecB/TagA/CpsF family glycosyltransferase, whose amino-acid sequence MSSSKVDILGIQFINSSLVDIMKLLNNHIQKKEKAFVVTANPEIVVHSHRDQNYRKLINTATYITPDGTGIVKASRFLNQPICERVTGFDIFMNALQVADEKQWCVYFLGAKDAVLNRTLETVKQLYPSLKTVGAHHGYFGLDDEHIIEDIRQAQPDFIFVAMGFPRQEQWIARHISKFEKGVFIGVGGCFDVLSGTTKRAPQIWQKLNIEWLYRLLQQPQRGRRMMALPLFALKILKQKAKMLK is encoded by the coding sequence CTTTAGTAGATATTATGAAACTATTAAATAATCATATACAAAAAAAAGAGAAAGCATTTGTTGTCACGGCAAATCCGGAAATTGTTGTTCATTCCCATCGTGATCAAAATTATAGAAAATTGATAAATACAGCAACATACATTACCCCTGATGGCACAGGGATTGTCAAAGCCTCACGCTTTCTTAACCAACCAATTTGTGAAAGGGTCACAGGCTTTGATATTTTTATGAATGCTTTGCAAGTAGCTGATGAAAAGCAGTGGTGCGTCTACTTTTTAGGCGCAAAAGATGCCGTTCTTAATAGAACTTTAGAAACGGTCAAACAATTATACCCATCTTTGAAAACTGTGGGTGCCCATCACGGTTATTTCGGTTTGGACGACGAACATATTATAGAGGATATAAGGCAGGCCCAACCCGATTTTATATTTGTTGCCATGGGATTCCCTCGCCAGGAGCAGTGGATTGCCCGTCATATTTCTAAATTTGAAAAAGGGGTATTTATTGGTGTAGGGGGATGTTTTGATGTCCTTTCTGGAACAACCAAGCGTGCGCCGCAAATCTGGCAGAAGTTAAATATTGAATGGCTTTATCGGTTGTTACAGCAACCCCAGCGTGGAAGACGAATGATGGCCCTTCCACTGTTCGCTTTGAAAATCTTAAAGCAGAAAGCTAAGATGTTAAAATGA
- a CDS encoding Gfo/Idh/MocA family protein: MVNFAIVGCGHIANKHVEQIDKIEDAHLVAVCDKIPENMERFVEKYHVQAHEDLTEMLKNDDIDVVNICTPSGLHAPLTTQVANAKKHIIVEKPIALTIEDADTMIAACKENGVKLSVVHPNRFRPAVMELRKVMDEGKVGKLSHANATVRWNRNQAYYNQADWRGTKAFDGGVLMNQAIHNLDLLVWLMGDVEEVFSMDATRLRDIEAEDVSTGIVRFKNGALGVIEAATTIYPTNLEETLSVFGENGTVKIGGRTANYIEHWDIEGMEEKEVKGMIDRIESDPFGKPGHQWIIEDMISAIDENRQPIVTGDDGKKALELVLGLYRSAESHQPVKLD; the protein is encoded by the coding sequence ATGGTAAATTTCGCTATTGTTGGTTGTGGTCATATTGCCAACAAACATGTCGAACAAATTGATAAAATAGAAGACGCTCATTTAGTAGCTGTTTGCGATAAGATTCCTGAAAATATGGAGAGGTTTGTAGAGAAGTATCATGTGCAAGCCCATGAAGATCTAACTGAAATGCTAAAAAACGACGATATTGATGTTGTTAACATCTGTACCCCAAGCGGATTGCATGCGCCGCTAACCACCCAAGTGGCTAACGCGAAAAAACACATCATTGTTGAAAAACCCATTGCTCTTACAATCGAAGATGCCGACACTATGATTGCTGCATGTAAGGAGAATGGTGTCAAACTTTCTGTCGTCCATCCAAATCGATTTCGTCCAGCGGTTATGGAACTTCGTAAGGTTATGGATGAAGGTAAGGTGGGCAAACTTAGTCACGCGAATGCCACCGTTCGTTGGAACCGGAATCAGGCTTATTATAATCAAGCGGATTGGAGAGGGACCAAAGCTTTCGACGGCGGGGTTCTCATGAATCAAGCCATTCACAATCTTGATTTGTTAGTTTGGTTAATGGGTGATGTTGAAGAAGTCTTTAGTATGGATGCGACCCGGCTACGTGACATTGAAGCGGAAGATGTATCCACAGGAATTGTTCGATTTAAGAATGGAGCCCTAGGCGTTATCGAAGCGGCAACAACCATTTATCCGACAAATCTTGAGGAGACATTAAGTGTCTTTGGCGAGAATGGAACGGTTAAAATAGGTGGTAGAACTGCGAATTATATAGAGCACTGGGACATCGAAGGTATGGAAGAAAAAGAAGTTAAAGGGATGATTGATCGGATTGAAAGTGACCCATTTGGAAAACCTGGTCATCAGTGGATTATCGAGGATATGATTTCGGCTATTGATGAAAATCGTCAGCCTATTGTAACTGGTGACGATGGTAAAAAAGCGCTAGAATTAGTATTGGGTCTTTATCGTTCGGCAGAAAGTCATCAACCAGTGAAACTAGATTAA
- the csaB gene encoding polysaccharide pyruvyl transferase CsaB: MNIVISGYYGFDNTGDEAILFAIISNLIQLDTNIEVTVLSNNPKETSKTYGVTAVNRWRINDVVKALKKSDGLISGGGSLLQDATSWKSVPYYIAVMFIAVILRTPFVFYAQGVGPLKTKWSQWLSKLVISKASLVTVRDKQSKRLLQKIGIKKDIHVVPDPVIGLDFPKNKYMLQKRDKYSESVIAVSVRDWKKGNGYQKKMATALDGVIDKGFKVVFIPFHGGEDTRASRDIASMMKGTPVIACDDLKLEEKMAIIDNADLLFGMRLHSLIFAAVMQTPFIALSYDPKIDAVAEQFDQPIIGKVDGHWSADDLERLLLNQYDHLNIVRQKLKLMIENEQEKIRLTAKNTLQAFYSKF; the protein is encoded by the coding sequence ATGAATATTGTAATTTCTGGATATTATGGGTTTGACAATACTGGGGATGAAGCCATCCTTTTTGCCATCATTTCAAATTTGATACAATTGGATACAAACATTGAAGTTACTGTTCTCTCGAATAATCCAAAGGAAACTTCCAAAACATATGGGGTAACCGCTGTCAATCGTTGGCGTATTAATGATGTCGTTAAAGCCTTGAAGAAATCAGATGGTCTCATTAGTGGAGGCGGGAGTTTATTACAGGATGCAACGAGTTGGAAGAGTGTCCCCTATTACATAGCTGTGATGTTCATCGCTGTTATTTTAAGAACGCCTTTTGTTTTTTATGCCCAAGGTGTTGGTCCGTTAAAAACAAAATGGAGTCAATGGCTATCGAAACTAGTGATCTCAAAGGCGTCTTTAGTTACTGTTCGTGATAAACAGTCAAAGCGATTGCTACAGAAGATCGGAATAAAAAAAGATATTCATGTAGTTCCAGACCCCGTTATTGGACTCGATTTTCCGAAAAACAAATATATGCTTCAAAAGCGTGATAAATACTCGGAATCCGTTATAGCGGTTTCAGTCCGCGATTGGAAAAAAGGGAATGGCTACCAAAAAAAAATGGCCACTGCGTTAGATGGTGTTATTGATAAAGGATTTAAAGTGGTGTTCATCCCATTTCATGGCGGTGAAGATACTCGTGCTTCGCGTGATATCGCTTCTATGATGAAGGGAACGCCGGTGATTGCCTGCGATGATCTTAAATTAGAAGAGAAAATGGCGATCATTGACAATGCAGACTTGCTGTTTGGTATGAGGCTGCATTCACTTATTTTTGCAGCCGTTATGCAAACTCCTTTTATTGCCTTATCTTATGATCCGAAGATCGATGCGGTTGCAGAACAGTTTGATCAGCCTATTATAGGAAAGGTCGATGGGCATTGGTCGGCGGATGATTTAGAGCGATTATTACTTAATCAATACGATCATCTAAACATTGTAAGACAAAAGTTAAAACTGATGATTGAAAATGAACAAGAAAAGATTCGATTAACAGCAAAAAATACTTTGCAAGCCTTCTATAGTAAGTTTTAG